TGGTCTATCTGGGAGACAACATTATAAACGATGATATTTCAGTACTACGGGAAAAATTTGAAAAAGAAGACATAAATTGCCTTCTTAGTCTGGCGAAGGTACCCCGGCCCGAGCGTTTTGGGGTTCCCGAATTTGATAACAACGGCAAAATCCTGCGCATTGAAGAGCGACCAACAAAACCAAAAAGCGAATATGCTGTAGCGGGATTATATTTTTATGACAATAACGCGCACAAAGCTTACCCACACATAAAGCCAAGTTTTAGAGGAAGCTACGAAATAGCAGACCTGCATACCTGGCTCGCGCAAAATGGATACAACGTACAGTGGCAGGAAATACAGGGGTGGTGGAAAGACAGAGGTAGCGCGTTAGATCTTTTAGAGGGAAATTCTCTTGCTCTTGATAATATAGAAACAGGAAATGAAGGAAAGATTGAAAACTCAGTTTCTGTACAAGGAAGAGTGTGCATAGGAAAAGGCGCAAAGATAGGCGGCCGTTCTGTTATACGCGGACCGGTGGTAATAGGCGACCACTGTCTTATAAAAGACTCGTACATCGGGCCCTACACATCTGTGGGTAACAAAGTAGAGATGCACGGAGCGCATATTGAACACTCCATAGTATATGACGGCTCTGCCATAGCTACACCTCAGAAGATATCGGGAAGCATTATAGGAGAGAATAGTATTATAAGCGATGCCGAACACGAGACACCTAAAGGAACAAGGCTGATAGTTTCGGGGAATTCAAGTTTGAGTATTTAATATTTAATATTTAATTTATGTCTAAAGTTGACGTTTCTATAGTAGTAAATCATTATAAGAGTCCTAAGGTGCTGAAAATGGCGCTTGGTTATGTTAGAGACTGGAAAAGAGACTTTGAAAAAGCCGGCGGTTCGGCTGAAATTATAGTTACAGATTCAGAAACAATACCGGAAACAGTGGAAATTATGAACCAGCTCTTTCCTGATGTAATTTTTTTAAAAGAACCAAAAAACATAGGTTTTGGTAAATCTGTAAACCGTGCCTGGGATATAGCAAGCGGTAAATATATATTCACGATGAACGCGGATTTTGTAATCCCCCGCCCCAAAGAGCTAAACAAGCTTTTAAATTATCTGGAGAACAATCCAGAAGTTGGACTGGTAGGGCCCCGCCTACAAAATTTTGACGGCACGCACCAGCCATCAGCTTTTCGCTACTACACGCCGATGACAATATTTTACAGAAGGACCTTTCTAAAAAAACTCCCTCAGGCAAAAAACCATATAGATGCCTTTATGCTGAAACACCATGATAATTTAACAAAAGAACCTACTGAAATTGACTGGCTTATGGGCTCGGCACTTTTGACCAAAAGGGAATATTTAGATAAAGTCGGCTTTTTTGATGAAAGATATTTTATGTACATGGAAGATGTGGACCTGTGCAGAAGGTTCTGGGAAAATGGATACAAGGTGATGTACTATCCGGATTCAGTGATGCACCACTTCCATGGCGCTGCCAGCAGAAGCAGAAATATATTTAAAGCCGCGTTTAACAAATATACAAGAATACATCTTGTAAGCGCGTATAAATATTTCCGAAAGCATGGAACTTCCAAAAAAAGATACGGAGTATAAAAATAACCCCTCATAATGAGGGGTTATTTTAAAAGAACTTTGCAACTCCATGGACTTATGGATTTATGCCTAATTAAGAATATAAGCAAGCCTGTGAGCTTCGGTACCTACAAGCTCTGCTTTTTCAAAATGAGCTTTGAAAAATGAAAGTGCCGCAAGAGTAAAGCCACAAGTAATTGTCTGGCTTACTAGAAGTTCCGAAACTTCATCCAGGGTTACCCAGCCAATAACGCCGCCAAACTCCTCCCCCGAGTCCAGCTCAAGAAGAGACGGGTCGGGCGGAACAATTTCTGTCTGCACGGCATAGACAGGGACAGGAACAGAATCAAAAGCGGTGTCAGGAACAACGAAACCAATCAATTGCGTCCCTTTTGGATCACCATAACCGGTTTCTTCTGCAAGCTCCTCTACTGCTGTTACTTCGGTGTCACTAAGCGCGTTCTTGTTGAAACCACGCGGGGTCTCAAGAGACCAGACACC
The DNA window shown above is from Candidatus Spechtbacterales bacterium and carries:
- a CDS encoding glucose-1-phosphate thymidylyltransferase, which encodes MKAIITAATTNHLRPLTHIKNKHLLELANKPLIFYAIEKVVSAGISEIGIVVKEGDTEIQRTVGDGSKWGVKIKYIPQIGGAKGLAHAVYCAQNFVGTEPFMVYLGDNIINDDISVLREKFEKEDINCLLSLAKVPRPERFGVPEFDNNGKILRIEERPTKPKSEYAVAGLYFYDNNAHKAYPHIKPSFRGSYEIADLHTWLAQNGYNVQWQEIQGWWKDRGSALDLLEGNSLALDNIETGNEGKIENSVSVQGRVCIGKGAKIGGRSVIRGPVVIGDHCLIKDSYIGPYTSVGNKVEMHGAHIEHSIVYDGSAIATPQKISGSIIGENSIISDAEHETPKGTRLIVSGNSSLSI
- a CDS encoding glycosyltransferase family 2 protein, producing MSKVDVSIVVNHYKSPKVLKMALGYVRDWKRDFEKAGGSAEIIVTDSETIPETVEIMNQLFPDVIFLKEPKNIGFGKSVNRAWDIASGKYIFTMNADFVIPRPKELNKLLNYLENNPEVGLVGPRLQNFDGTHQPSAFRYYTPMTIFYRRTFLKKLPQAKNHIDAFMLKHHDNLTKEPTEIDWLMGSALLTKREYLDKVGFFDERYFMYMEDVDLCRRFWENGYKVMYYPDSVMHHFHGAASRSRNIFKAAFNKYTRIHLVSAYKYFRKHGTSKKRYGV
- a CDS encoding NUDIX domain-containing protein; translated protein: MSDLKMIYGIPPRPSGRPMLISEVSAVQERNSDFEPGWKSSHQGYISERFGARLHVVVCDEEGNPKFDKIVMVSHGAGTCPWGIDSEGNVRVALQWSFREVIRRTDRPYEAYEVLNPDDYGVWSLETPRGFNKNALSDTEVTAVEELAEETGYGDPKGTQLIGFVVPDTAFDSVPVPVYAVQTEIVPPDPSLLELDSGEEFGGVIGWVTLDEVSELLVSQTITCGFTLAALSFFKAHFEKAELVGTEAHRLAYILN